From Vigna angularis cultivar LongXiaoDou No.4 chromosome 11, ASM1680809v1, whole genome shotgun sequence:
TTGAAAGTAATGAAAAGTTGAAAGTAACGAAAGTAAATGTAAATCTAAAAGGTCCCTTTAGAGAGGCCAATGTCCATCAATATATGGGAACTAGAATTTGCGATTAGTGGCTTTCAGTAATCATGACGATGACAATCACATGAATGGATATAATTGACTCCAAACAGTTCGAGAGATAGTGACTCATAAGCTATTTTTATCGGAATATTTGTGTCTTCTCAAACATAAAGTCCCTTGTATGGAATATTATACCTTCAATCAACCCAAGTATCCAGTCAAACTAGGCCCATCCAATTCCTTAACAAAGATGCCTATAAAATTAACATCAACAATCTACATCTCCTCTGCTTTGTTACACCCCCATGCAATTAGAGTTTACATCTACGTGATTAATccttaaacaaaacaaattagcatacaattacaaattaattaaactctctcttctccttttcctccTATTCACCTTCCACAACTCAGTTTCCTTTCAACCCACATCTGCTTATAACAACAGCTTCCCATGTGGAATAATCATTCATGCTATCTTACATATCCTCTGGTGAAGAGTGAGATAAATAAACTAGACTTGCCATAGCCTCTTGCAGCCAATCTTCCTCATCATTCTTTAACTGCATGCATATATAAGAACAATCAATTATAGATGTAAAACTTTTGTTTTGGCCTTAACCATGGCAGATAttcataaatttgattaaaagaaacctaggagatattcaaaatataatattaattaacacTCCCATTTGATTTTTGAAACCAGATTCTCTTATGACTTTTCAGTGTTTAAGAAGGACAACATTAAAAAAACCATTGAAAAATCCAAACTctaatttttcacattttatataCTTGggtgttttttatgttttaaaataaagtaaataaaattgttttttgttcaATATTTTGTAGTGTTAAAAGGACTAGAAACATGTATAGTATAAAAAGTGTACTGGTTAAATTATTTAGTTTGTTAGGTTATGGTTAAAAGTGTGTACAGCATTTTGATAGTGATGAGCTATGGATTCTGATTTCTTGATATCCATCTTAACAGTAGAGAAGGAAAGTTACCTGGAACTGGATTGAATCACCACCGTAGAAGTCTTCTTTGTGGTGATGATGATTCTCGTGTTTTTTTGATGTCATGTCTTCATCACAAAGCTCATTGTTTCTTGCAAACCTTCCCCTAACTCTGACTCGCCTATCAGCTAAGGTTTTCCGACATGCGTACTGTGGAAATAGGTCAATGGAAAGTGAATTTCATATTCCAGATTATGCAGAAagatacaataaaaaaagagagtcaTGTATAAGTGTGTCTCTGAGTGAAAGAAAGAATATAGAAAAAGACCTTGATGGTTTTGTTAAAgtttctttgatttcttttcttcaaatatCGCAGAATTCTTtctttcctctcttcttctGAGTACCTTCCCACCTTTATGTTTGGCTCTTCAACTGCTTGTATTTGATTACCTTGAAGTCCCTGTCATCAATTTCCAAACCAACATTCAATAAAACGAAACCACGTATCTGTTATTTTCTAAAGCAGGCAGTGAAAACTTTGTTATTAGGCTTTCAACTTTTGATGAAAGtttgatataagaaacaaagaaagaatCACCTTATACGAGAAGGGTTGATGAAACTTTAAGAAAGGAATTGACGATGGTCTAatactttaaacttaattaaacctCACAAAACTTACTTATAAAGTAAGATCtacactcatttatatattttaatatacattttaaattgatcttatttttAATCAGACTTCTATCGACCTACGATACAGGATGAAACATTAAGAGGAataatggaagaagaaaagtaTACCCAGTTTTCTCTTGCAGCATTAGGATATGGAGGTGGCTTAACATCCTCGAGAAAAGCACAACATTCTTCTCCAAAGTCCCCAATATGTGGCTGATATCTGGCGTTGAAATTCTGAAAGCCGCCATAGAAGCCCATTTTGCAGTCTGAAATGGCCAAGTCCGAGAGCCCCCCAACTTGGTCAGAGAAGGAAGGCATCCAATTGGCACAAGCCATGGTATCACAATCCAGTGAGACAATATGATCAAGTGCACCATTGTTGATATCAAGCACAGGAATGAAGCTATCTTGAGCAGCCCACATGGAATTCTCCATGAGTGAAGCGTTGGCAGTGATGTGTGGGGTAGGGAAGTCGGAAAGATCGTGAGTAGTGAAGGTGTAGTTTGGATACAAGTGTGGGATTGAGGCCATGGAAGAGGGAGAGAGGGGCATAGAGAAGGAAATGAATTGatgtgtgttttgtgttttgtgttgtgtttcttCTTTTGTGGGTTGAAATATATAGGCTATTGTGATAGTGCAAGAGAGTGGGTTGAGGCAAGTTGTCAAAGCAAGTGGACAAGACTATAATAGGGAATTAGGCAGCTAAGAATTATGGATATCAAAACAAACTAATTAAACTGTTtctctctactttctcattttctaACTTGTGCAACTGTAAACGCGTAAGCCTTGTGCTCATCATAACAAAGCTCGtatttctttcttccttttatcACCACATACAATCATTTTTGGACTACAAACGTTAAGTGGGTAATACTTAAGATATAAACAAAGTTTcacgttaaataaaataagatataataaGATATAGAagtgaatttatatttttattaataaagaaacCTTTTGAAATAATACTAAAAACATGTGAAGATTTGACCCAAAGCGTCTTGTTGTGCAAACGTTAAGTCGATAACACAAGTTGTTGTGAAACTTTCAATatcatttttgaaaatttgaaactaTTTTTGATTTAATGTTTATTCGGATTGACTCTCTCttcaaatgatttaaaaatgagtttattaGATCGATGAAATTAATGGAtcaatttatataagaaaaacaattacttttttttttttaatttatgttgaGTTGAAATTGGTAAGATAGATAATATATAACTAGAAGGCTTTAGATTTAAAGTGTGGTGACTTCAATTTTTTAGTTCAAATCTAACATTTAATTCCAACCCTTTTATGTACCTATAAGTTTTACAGACGATTCAAGtatgtaaaatttttataaagaatatcagacctaacaaaatataataattttaatcacAATACACTTAAgtgaaataaacataattttcgTTTTATAAAAcagttaaaacaaatttatcttattctattaatgaatacttttttttataatttttattttgatattcccgcaagaaatcaatattaaaataagtttaaataatttttttttccaattccTCAAGGATAAAAccataacaaaatttaagattctaaatcaaacaatattttaaatataataattaactcCAACATCACAATATTACTTAACCGATTTGGTATTGaagaattttgaattatattattaCTTGTTTGTTGGAAGATTGACtagaatattataattttgtaatatatatatatatatatatatatatatatatatatatatatatatatatatatatatatatattgaattgatATCCATTGAATGTCATGTACAATTGtattgttgtttttaatttttgttttgtgtgtaCTTAAAAGGGTATGCAGTTTCAATAAGCAACCCCCTAATTTAGGATCATGCTCTCGAATTTTCGAAACGTGTAACCCGAGATCTTTAAAATCTCTCTATGTACTTACGTACTTTAATTTTCatctctcttttcattttcaatcataTTCTGAACCTGTCACGCTAACATACCCTTTTCAAAATTTGTAGGATTTCGGTCCATATGTTATAAGGGTTaatatcttcttatctttttatgaACAAAATGACATAAAATACTTTCATGCtgtttcaatttggattttcaTTACTATTTGACCGAATATTGGACAAATACaacataataaatttacaaCCTTATACTCTATTCGATCAACTTAActaatcttttttattaatatactcGTACCTTTTTGGTAGtatcttaataataattcttCTAATCCTGCAACACAATGTTTTACGATATATTTGACGCTAGTAACAGATTTTGATACGGAATATTAATATTGAAAGTAATACATTAATTAGAAATGAGatgaattcataatatatataaataaataaaagtaaatgtaaattttattttacaaataagttgcatttttattctataaatcAGAGACATAAAACTCGTTTCTTAATAATTAAttcagtaatatatttttttaataaaattgtaattcagtAAAAAAGGATCAATAATCATTTAAACAAAACAATGTTAATCTTAAAGTTGTATTTAAAGTGCTTCCAATTAGACACGGACAAGAATTAATGTAGGGCTAGGGTTCAAGGGCTTTGTGGAGAGCTTTTACCTACTTTGGTAAGAAAAATTCTATCAATTAACTCCAATTCAATATACATTATTCTGTCCCTAAACATATTAAAGTTATGTCGTAACTAAATTGTTTGTGATAGATTCCAGATGTCTAGAGTGTATTTGAACTTATCATTTTCTAGTTGAAGTGAAACATAACtaagaaattattaaatgataattttaaaaaataaaataattagtcactgtattgataaaattaaatacccTTTTACTAAAAAGTAttgatatctaaaataatttttattatgaataaaaaaatataattaacttgtGAATTATAATCTAAATTGGTTTgtgaattataatttaaattagtttgtaACATTAACTATCAAAAGGTTTTGCTTAAAGTTATTTAGtctaaattaatttctaataattagatattaatttagacactaatttattaaatagttaaaaCCTTGGTACGTAATAATAAAGACTAAGTTAAACTctaatttacaaattaattataatttttatttattataaagactattttaaatataaataatttttaatttataaaatatctaaattagtcaataaaataattaattactatttatttttaaaattgattcttatttaataaatttttttattgtactttaACCAGATGAACTTAATTTCTACAGTAAAATATGTA
This genomic window contains:
- the LOC108333733 gene encoding uncharacterized protein LOC108333733 translates to MPLSPSSMASIPHLYPNYTFTTHDLSDFPTPHITANASLMENSMWAAQDSFIPVLDINNGALDHIVSLDCDTMACANWMPSFSDQVGGLSDLAISDCKMGFYGGFQNFNARYQPHIGDFGEECCAFLEDVKPPPYPNAARENWGLQGNQIQAVEEPNIKVGRYSEEERKERILRYLKKRNQRNFNKTIKYACRKTLADRRVRVRGRFARNNELCDEDMTSKKHENHHHHKEDFYGGDSIQFQLKNDEEDWLQEAMASLVYLSHSSPEDM